In the Anolis sagrei isolate rAnoSag1 chromosome 1, rAnoSag1.mat, whole genome shotgun sequence genome, acatccgtaggtgactatgggaaataccattgctttgactttgtggatcttcgttgccagtgtgatgtctctactcttcactattttatcaagattggtcattgctctcctcccaagaagtaagcatctcctgatttcctggctgaagtctgtgtctgcagtaatctttgcacctagaaatacaaagtctgtcgcggcctccacattttctccctctttttatgtttaactgcaacccagcttttgcactttcttctttcactttgattagaaggctcctccgctcctccttgttttctgccatcaaagtggtgtcatctgcatacctaaggttattaatgtttcttccagcaattttcaccccagccttgcattcgtcaaaccccgcacattgcatgttgtgttctgcatacaagttgaataggttgggtgagagtatacaaccctgccagacgcctttcccaatcttgaaccagtctgttgttccgtggtcagttctgactgttgctacttggtccttgtacagattcctcaggagaggcccatcccaccaagaacttgccacaatttattatgatccacacagtcaaaggctttagaataataaatgaaacagaaatagatgtttttctgaaactccccgcctttctccattatccagcaaatattggcaatctggtctctcgttcctctgccttttctaaacccagcttgaacatctggcaactctcgctccatgtattgctggagtcttccttgcaggatcttgagcattaccttactggcatgagaaataagggccactgtacggaagttggagcagtcattcgcatttcccttttttggtatggggatataagttgatttttccagtctgatggccattcttgtgttatccatatttgctggcatatggcatgcatcaccttgacagcatcatattTCAAGATTTTGAACATTTCAGTTGGGATcctgtcatctcctgctgccttgttgttagcacaCTAGACTCTCCGTCCGAGTGGCAGAAGAGCCACTCTCTCCCACCCCAGCAGTGGCCAATTGCAGAAAAGCAAACCTTGCTGAAGGTCTGAATGGGCAAGTTCACCCCAAGCCAGTGGACATACACTTACTACAGCAAGGGGTGCTGTCTGTCATGTAATACTCTTTGAAGACTCTTCTCATAGCAGCAGAAGACTGGCTTCTCCTGTGGATCTTTTTGAAGACCCTGCAAAAGAAGATCCTGGTTTGTACGCTCAAAAGAACCACGAGGTTTTCTTCTGCTTCCCTTCCCATACCCTCCTGCTGCCCTGATTTGGCGGAGACCGCCCCAAATCATCCTCTTGTCACCCCcactttttcctctcttcttcccattGTCCCTTTTGCTTCTCGGCTGACTTCAATTGCTGCCAACTGACTTCAAAGTCCAAAACTAGTTTGCACTCCATTATCTCCACAGAGAGGAGGGTGAAATCTTGCCCTTTGCAaaaggttcaggcaaaagcaaactgctgcaacttcTCCTAACTCATGGTTCTTCTGCATTAACACCTTTTGttgtcttgaccacactctgttgCTTTGCCACATGTGTGTGGACTTCATAGATCAATGGAAGTACTGTGCTTACATGACTGTACCtcaactcttttcctgtccaccaacattctgttttccgtttttgagttgggaatatagtatctgctttgggagatggtgattgggcatttggtgAAAGGTAAGAGCTTAAACTGTGCCGGAAGACCCCAACAGAAGCACCAACCCCTCTATTCTCTCTACTGTTGTGGAGACGCtggagaagcatatgagaagctagGCCTCTCATTAAACTTTGAGAAAATCgaggtgctcttccagcagtcaacagccaatccctctgcaatgccagaaatacagcttaatggtgtattattagaaaatgttgaccatttccgctaccttggcagccacctctccacaaaagtcaacattgacacaaaaatacaacactgcctgagctctgcgagagcagcattttcccaaatgaaatagagagtgtttgaggactgggacatccatggtgagaccaagatgcttgtttataaagctattgtcctcgcaaccctgctctatgcctgcaaaacatggacatcatactcaactcctggaatgattccatcagcgtttcctcttgagaagacaggctgacaaatgtcagcttgctggaagaagcaaaaatcaCTAGCACTAAAGCAatgttcctatgccatcaactctttTGGAcctgccacgttgtccaaatgcccaatcaccgtctcccaaagcatttactATACTtctaactcaagaatgggaaacaaaatgttggtggacaggaaaagagatataaagatgggattaaagctagccttaaaaactgtggcatagacaccgagaactgggaagccatggcccttgagtgctttaactggaggtcagctgtgactagcagtgctgtggaatttgaagaggcatgaatggagtcaCCCTGAacagtgctctgacctacaagaagcactgctcgactatcaagcaaaaagtgggggctagaaacaatatcatacaaaagctgacttgcacaacctggagatcacaaccagatacagtgaagacatctgtccttgcactttgctactctgctgctgagtatgcatgcccagtgtgaactAATGGAGGAAAACAAAATCTACAGAGTTAGGTTCTACATACATTGAAATAAAAGCTGGCCTTCCATGTGAGTTTTACAGAAATCAGCCTAATGGATTATCTTAggttactgcctattacagggaaaaccagcagattcctaatccatctaaaacacagacgtgtgctttttgtcttcagaacagacaagcatctcaagctttgaggatgacctgggaaggaatcccactggagcattgcagcacacgcaGATACCtgagagttaccctggaccatgctctgacatacaagaagcactgctcgactatcaagtaaaaagtgggggctggaaacaatatcatacgaaagcagagtggcacaacctggggatcacaacttgatacagtgaagacatctgtccttgcgcttcactactctgttgctgagtatgcatgcccagtgtggaacacgctaaaacagtggatgtggctcttaatgagacatgccacattatcacaggatgtctatgcccaacaccactggagaaattatagtgtttagccggtattgcaccacctgacatccactgggaagtagcagccaataatgaaaggaccaaggcagggacatctctggcccatcccctgttcagatatcagccagtatgccaatgccttaaatcaagaaatagttttctaagatctacagagatactcgcaagaacacctcagcaagtgagagtccaaaagtggcaggaaacCTGAAACCTCAACCAAATGAAGGGACTCTGCCCCTCTcgcccctgggcatacagaaggctgggccaacctgaagaaatggggctacaaagtggagtccacaacatgcgagtatggaggagagcaaaccacctCTTCCAATACAGACTGAGccttgccatatgcacaatggaggaccttctcacagagacaccagaggcactccaagtggccagctatctatctatctatctatctatctatctatctatctatctatctatctagtgtatttgtataccgcctttctcagcacGTAGGCgactcaaaggacatttagtataatgctaagtttctcaactctctctgtgtgtttttaaaaatacattacaaatgtaCCCTCCGTTCATttttgatacaataaataaataaacaattcttACCTCTTGACTCCTGTTTCTCTGTAGGAAACCGGCTGGAGGGCAGCTAACCTCTCGCTCCGTCGTTGCATGTTTCCGAAGAAGCTGCAAATGTGAGAGATCCTGATCAGCAAGGTCCATGAAAACTTCAGTACCTTTTTTGTAGCCTTCATCAAGAAgatgagggtgcatctacactagccTTTTAGGTGAGCACCCACATAACACTTGCAACTGAACCTGGAGAAAGCCACTGAATGTGGCTGCGTCTCACAGAATGTGGCCTTTAAGGACAGTCTGGATGGCTATTTattgggggagctttgaatgcgattttcctacttcttggcaggggattgactggatggcccatgaatctcttccaactatgattctaggcCTCCTGCTTTTATATTCAGAAgaggcagggtttttttttttgtttttgttttttaaactaaGGATAAATATATTAGTTGCATTTCAGAAATTCAACCTAACCATGACTATTAGATCTGAAAAGCAACTTCCCAAGTTCCGCCAAGCTTCCAAAGTTAAAAGTAAGCTCCACACAGACTTAAACTTTGTGCATAAGGAAATATGAAAGTATTGAAAAGCCAACCAACTGCCTCTAtggatggcatcctcagaggttgatggATCCCTCagcctttgagaatgcctgccatagatctgggtgaaacctcaggagggaatgcttctggaacatggtcatacagcccggaaaactcacagcaacccaaagattgAAATACAGGATGCGAGTTTACAATTCATGATTTGTAGCGAAGACAAGACCTCTCTCTTGTTCCTCCGgggttgtggaacaccctgcctgaaGAGTTAAGATCCGTCCCTTCTTTAATGGGTTCTAGTCTGTTGAGCCAACATAGAGCTCGGAACCCAGTGATGTCACCCACGAATATTCTAGCGTCATGGCTGATGCGGTTGCAGATACACAACATAGGCAGATCACAGGTTGAATAGCCATTAAATGTaaagcttgggaccagaagtgttttggatttcagacttTCTAATTGCAGAATGACTGCATAGAAATGATGAGCTATCTTGGAGgtggggcccaagtctaaacatgaagataatttatgtttcatatataccttatacagcCTTGAAGTCCATTTGACAAACAATATCTTGAATAATTTAGAGTGTGCAACAAAGTTTGTGGACATCGAGCCATCAGAAAACAACtgtgtcactgtctcagccacctaCTTGGGCAATCTTGGAGAATTTTGCATTTGGGAATTGTGAATAAGGTGTCCACCTGTACTTTTTATCATTATTTCTTCATGGTTGTTATTCCGGAACAGGGCTTGGAAACCAATAAAAATAGTACTAACACATCCTCTGTGGATGAAGCCCCTCTTTCTAAAGGGTTTTTCCAGACACTAAGCCCCTTTCCCTCCAAGTTTTCTGCAAAATTTTTACCAGCAGCAGTATTGGGGATGACATAAAGAGGGCTGGAGAAGCAGATGTTGGTGTGGGATTGCTACAGCGTGTTTGCCGCCAGCAAGGCTTGGAAGAAGTAGGCTTCTGCTCTTGTTGATCCTACTGTGAACTGTGTGCCAGTCTACAACTGATTAGGGAAACATCAAGGAACTGCACAATACCTGATTGAAGATGTGGAAAtagctaaggggggggggggggagagatgccaGCCTcaacagctccccccccccccattgtgttTCGAAAAAGCACAGGCCTCAGTTTGACTATTCAATTGGAAATCTTAACCAGATTATAATATGGTGAAAGAAAGATCGATCAGTAGTGGATGTATTCAGGAAGAGTGCCAAGTGTTCTCAGCAGGGCACACAGTGTTTGTGTCCACCTAGGTAAGCCATCCCTGTTCCCCCTTCACGTGTCTACCGATCACTTTAAATAAAGGCCTGTGGAAACACATTGGCACACTCATCTTTTTCTTAATGTAGGTTCTTATTCATActctttccatattatttcctCTTGTGGTACCACAGGCTCCATTAAAAGATGCCCAGGAAAGCATTTCTTTACTCAACATCTCCCAATGACCGAGGAGACTCAGGGTGTATTGATCTGATGATACCTGGAGCAGGCTGGCTGGGTCTCAAAGTGATGGAGGGAATACTTACCTGGAGCCCCAAGTCCATCCATACACCCATGGCCTCGGGGATCAAGGCCAATTCACATTTTGGGGCATCCCATTCCCTCCCTGGAAGGCCTTGGCTTGAACGTTGTCTTAGGAACATCTTCACACTTTGCAGTTTTGTAGATCAAAGGAATCAGGCGTCTCATGTTTGTAAGCTATGGAGACTAGAAGGGAAGGAGATAGAACTTCctctggtcccatctacactgccatataatcctgtttatgAATCCATATTATCAgctttgattatatggcagtgtagatccagtctcagaaCACATACCTgcggcaccttctacactgccatataaaatccagattatctgctttgaattggattataggacagtgtagtgtcatacaatccagttcaaaacatgtaacatggattatctactttgataatttgggttatatggcagtttagaacgAACCTCGGTGGCTTCTTTGAGGCCTTCCTATCTCGTGGGGGCTCTGCTGAGCATCTCTTCTGCTAGTTGTCTTGCTGGAGGACTTTCCCTGAAATACAATCTGTAACTGGGATACCCCCCCATGGGACCATGGCTTTCCATTAATATATACCAACCTTCGCAAGATCCCATTTGCTTgggttctgcagctcagcaagtCAACCTGGCTATGCAGCTCAGCAAGTAGATCCTTTCCAAATCAACAATTTTCAGATACTGTGTTGGATTGACTAGAATTTTGGCACCATTGTATCCCATCATTCAGGTGGAAAACATGAAGGACTGGGATCAAGTCTTGCCTTTGCTAAAGATGATTTAGCTTCATGCCTAGTTGTGGAAGTcagagaaggtggaagaaggcccGAGTAATAACTAAGCAATATCTTCACATTTTGCATCATAGTGTAGTTGTACTAGACCATTAGGCAAGGCAGAATATTGTAACCATTCCCAGAATAGATATCTAGTGTTTCAAGTTCAGCAATATATGTATGTTCTTGCAACAGAACTTGTGCTGTATTTCCAGCAAACTAGCTAGTATAGAAAGAATATGTTGCTGTTATTGGGTTTTTGTAATGGGGAAAATATTCCAGTGCAAAATAATGTTTTGATTGCACTGGATTCAACCTATTATTTTTCAGTGGAGCATTTTAGGATGTAACATGTCAAGTGCTGTGAGTTCATCTGATGAGACATGCAGTACTAATGAATGTGCTACTGTCAAAGGAAGAAGGCTCTGTGAGAGGAAAAATGGGAATTACAACATTAGAGGGACTATTCCAAGAGCCCTTTGTAAGTAGCAGTAATTTAGAGAAAACAGGATGCTATGGCACGAATGAATAACAATTGTAATGAGTGAAAAACAGGCTTAGATTTGTTTGGGGGAGGGTAATATTTCAAAGTCTGTAAAGACTTTGGTATATTTTTCTTCAAATACAGTAGGCAGCTTTTGTCCTGCATTATGGGAATGCAGCACTTTCTCAAAATACTGTGTTATGCCTTCCAGCTAGAACTGGTAATAATGTTTCAAAACTGAGAGTTTTTGTTTCCCCAGAATGAACACAAATTTAGAAACTTTGGAAGTTAAAATAAGTTGTCATCACACAATAGACTCCAGTATCAATCTGCCCAATGTCAACAATTTATTATGGAACAATTTGCATTTCATCTACTGTTATAGTGATTTTCCTTATAACATTTTCAGCATATTTTGCAGATGTTGAAATGAAAAGAAGCCGAGCCCAAGAGCACATGAATAATTTCAAGAAACAACAATAAGAAGCTAGCTTACCTGGTAGGGGAAAAAACAACCACTTTAAACTACCTATtgcaacaaacaaacatacaaacaaccCCCAAAGTGCTTATTTAGAAAAACAGCTTTCAAAGTCCAGCAGCAGTTTTATGCCACACTGAAAACCTCATATAATGGCACAGAACCCCAACTTTCTAACCTTGAACAGATATTGGGCAACATACAGTATAGTGATCTCTCCAAGCTCTCATATATTTTCCACAAAATCTGTCTtactttccatgacaaagttGGAGTCAATAAGGACTCAAGAGAGGAGAGGGCCATTCTGTCATCGCAGAGATACAAGCTCCCACTCATTCCTAGGAACTTAATTTTTTTCTCAGGCAAAAATAGTTCCAAACCACTTTTGGCTTCTGCTTTCAAGTGACTCTGTCAGGACCCTAGTTTTTGGTCACAAGGTTCATAATTAAGTCTCCCCAAATAATCTGGaaacttttaaattattttaagaatTCCAAAACAGACataaaaataaatccaaatccccccccccccctagcttCCCATCCACATGCAACTCAAAGTAACAACATTAACAGGAATGTATGAGCATTCTCGTATTCTGTTCCATAATCCCCAATCCATGGATTGATTAATGGAAAGCCATGTATGCTGGTTTCTCCTTTTACTTCTATATGCACCTCCACTTACACGTACCCTTGAACTGAAGAGAATAAGTCAGAAGAATCAATGTGCAATCTCTCCAATGCATGCAAAGAGCCACTAAATAAGAACTAATGTCCATCCTGGACAGGCAAAAGATGTTTTACATTTAGTATCTAACttacttctctctttttcctctgaagctgaaatgCTACAATTTGGCTATAGCTTACTTGTGATCAGAAATGCAATGAGCCTGTTAAATTGAAAGCTGAACGTACTTTCACTCTGAAACATAGAACACTTATGCAGACTTTAAGATATTATTTGATGCAAGTTATAATGATTAATTTCATGAGGTGGTGACTTTTAGTCGAGATACCGGCTTCAGACTGATTACTGTCAATCTACCATATTAATATTGTTCATGTAAGCTTTCAGAGATAAAGCAGCAATTGCGAAGAAATTTAGACTTATAGTATATACTGATCATTCCTATTTCACAGAATACATTGCTTAGCAAACGCTGACTTTCAAACAATTTGTAAAGATATTGTTCAGTCATGTTACTGCATGCTGCTACACTAACTTTAGTGACTGTTCTCAATTCTTAACCAAACAGATTTTATGGATTATACAGTGGTTTCTATTCTATGTGTTCTTTTGTTGCCAGAGAGTAAATCACTGCTGCAGTTTTTCAGCAGCTTATGCTAAACACCCTATTCTAACACTCACCactgtttacaatgttaagatcCCATATGTACCTGCAACACAATTTTCAACAGAACCTAAGTTGCCATAGTTTTTGAAATTGATATAATAATTCTCAATATATTAAAGTTCAAAAATATATTATGAATTAAGTCAAGTTATAGAACTGATAGGGAATGTTAAACTTGGAACATCATTCTACATTCTTGGtcacacaaaaaaaacaacagataTTTAGTGGTCCCTAAATGTCTCAAAAATCTCCCACCTCATTCACTAGCAGATGTTCCAACTATGGTTAGAAACTGCAGAATGTGAACAGTGTGACAGTAGTGCACCTTAATTCACAAGGAAAAAGTCACATATTTGATACATTGAAGACTCAAGACTGCCTTAAAATAAGTAACTTATGCATTGCTTGTGATATGCCAAACTGCTACAGGGATCCAAGCCCCAGCATTAGAAATGCAGGGCAAAGTACTTTGTCCATAGATTTTAAGTAAAGACTTCTAAATAAAAAGATGAATCATTCATAAATGCTTGACACATGAAATGATCCTGAATCATCATATACGAATTCTGAAGTCTGGACTTGAAAACTCTGGCCACAAAAATCCATGTAAGTAAACCAAACGTCAACAAAGTAGTTTCTGGCAAATCAGTGTTGATTTTCCTTAGACATCTTGCTGTCTTGATTTGAACAAGACAATTTATCTTGAAGCCATGGATTTCTTTTGTGGCTCTCCAATTCAAAACCAAAGTTAGCCTGGGTTTTAATCAAGGTGTGCTTGAAAAAGGGAACAGTAGCACACATTGAAGTATTTTACTTCCCATGACTTAGGAGAAAGCAAATGCTCACATTGTTAAAGACATATTTATCTACTTCCGTATTTCGATATAATTATTGTGTCAGAATACTTCATGAACTCTGAAATGGTTTTCTAGGGAAGGTGCTTCATTGGCAAAATGAAGTTTGCTGTTTACATTTACACCAAGTTCATGAAGGATTTGTACAAATTTCTTGTGCTCCTTCCCAATCCACGCTCGCATTGTATCGAACACCTGATATGGTGTGACATGAGCATTAACTGTAATTCCAGTCTGTGCAAAGTCTTTCAGCACATCCGGATATGTCACCCAAGTATTGCTTCCTCCTGAATGACCACCATCCAACCAGTAgattgcttttatattttttatgaaGGCACAAATCTCCTTGTCCTTTTCTGCCTCCTTTAGTTCATGAAGTAATTGATTCAAGACAACACAACCTTTACTGAAGCCGATTAAAGTGAATGAAGTTCCGCCAACAACAGAAGGTTCAATAAAGTCCAGAGAAGAGCCCAAGTATTCAcagtctctctccctttctcctcttgaaCATCCATTAGTCGTAGCCACAGGAGGTAATTCACAGGAAGTTGGCTTAGTATCCTTGGGGAAATCATGCATACTTTTTTGAGACAGCAAAATATTTTGAGCGAGTTTAAATGCATTAAGTAACAATGCATGAAGGTGTATGAAGGCTCCAAAGTCAGTGTTGTGCTCAGGTGCTCCAAACATATTACTTGACACAAAATTATCATAGCAGCTAAATTTGTGCAAATGCATACGGGAACATTTTATAACCCAGATGTAACTGCCAGGGAAACGACGGCCAAGAATAGCAGCAATGTTTTCTAAGCACCACTGTTCCCACTGGAAATTTTCTGGATGACAAATCATAATTTCGTGATAGTTCTGaaataagaaaacaaatgaaGACATTTAGTATGTTATAGCCAATGGCAGAGAAACATGCAAATCATGTCAGTCTATACATAAGTGGTAATTTTACAAGTATGAAATATCTTGCTCATACGTTAAAGAAATTTGGAGAACACCAACTGGTACAAACATGTAGGTTCTAACTTGAATTAAATCTCAGATGTTTAAGAGTGTGAGGCTGGGTGTGTTGTCTATCTCTTTcttgaatcagtgggatttacagAAGCTCTGATTTCTCTTTAAGCAACTGATTCAGTAGATCAATTCCAGCTGGATAAGCAAGTTTGCTTATCCAGCTGGCATCGATCTACTGAATCAGTTGCTTAAAGAGAAATCAGA is a window encoding:
- the C1H2orf69 gene encoding mitochondrial protein C2orf69 homolog, which encodes MSRRCAAAAASVLRGLVGSAVLCVARSTGSMSLRGKAPAGCLSGPSSSSSTPPQVKLPWLRLPEVPGAEPAKANDVLLLLPADGPLNAPQHHVVYFPGDVQNYHEIMICHPENFQWEQWCLENIAAILGRRFPGSYIWVIKCSRMHLHKFSCYDNFVSSNMFGAPEHNTDFGAFIHLHALLLNAFKLAQNILLSQKSMHDFPKDTKPTSCELPPVATTNGCSRGERERDCEYLGSSLDFIEPSVVGGTSFTLIGFSKGCVVLNQLLHELKEAEKDKEICAFIKNIKAIYWLDGGHSGGSNTWVTYPDVLKDFAQTGITVNAHVTPYQVFDTMRAWIGKEHKKFVQILHELGVNVNSKLHFANEAPSLENHFRVHEVF